The following nucleotide sequence is from Psychroflexus torquis ATCC 700755.
TCATGAAAATGAAGACGAATTATTCTATGTTCTAAGTGGAAGTCTTCTTTTTGAAGTTGAAAATCGCGAGCCTTTTACGATGAACAATGGAGATCTATTCATAGTTAAGCGAGGACTAAATCATCGGATTAGTTCTAAAGGGGAATGTCACATAATGCTCGTTGAAAATAAAATGACCCTGCACACTGGAGGAACGGTTAATGAAATAACAAAGTCTATTAAAGAACAAAGACTATCTTAAATGAATATCACATAGGTATTTCCAAGATGATGGAATGCCTATCAAGCAGTAATGAAAGGATTTATTGACCGTACATTTTTACCAGGAATAACCTTCCAACCTTTCGAAGGAAAAGTAACACCAAAAAAATTATTGAAAGGAAAAACGGCAAGAATCATTATAACTCCTGATACCCCTAAATGGTATGACTCCTTATTTGTGAAAAGACTAGCTATCCATCAATTCCAAAAAAGAACCTTAGAGTTTTGTAAAATCAATCCTATTGAAGTGACCTATATTTCACCTATTAACGAGTTCAAATGTCTGTTATAAAAAGAATTGGTTAGAGGAAATAGCAGCCTTAGGTGATACATTAAAGTAACTACTGCAAACACAACATTAAATCATTTGCTTTCAAACCAACATCTATAATTAGTACCTCAAAACTTTCTATCTGGTTATTTAGGAATTACAAAGCGCCATTTACATCGTACAAAAAAGTCGATATCGAATGAGACAAATGTCCTTTCTAAGGAATTTCACTCTACCGTTCTTTGTGAAAAAATAAAAACATACTAAAAGTAAAAATAGTACTGTTATAATAAAAATTGGCTCTAGTTTAGGTCTGCGTTGATATTAAGTTTTCATATCTAGATTCGATTTGATTATACCGTTTCAATGTACCTAGAGCAATTGTTTCTTCCACAAAGGCGTTGGCTCTATCGCTTCTAGACTTTATATTTTCCTTTATTCGATACCAATTCATATATTGTTGTAGATATTTTGTTGATACTCCCCAAAAGGTATTTTCAATCCATTTTTTAACTCTATTGTGAGTAGAATTAACGTGTTGTATGTGATACTTTCCTTTTACTCTTTCTCCTTTTGATGCATTTACGATGTGGAACTCTGTTTCGCTATCTTTGGCAAACCCTTTATAACTGTGATGGGCATCGCTACACAATATGGTTATATCCTTTATAACACGTTTACCGATAGCATTTTCTATATCTACTTTTCCTATTCGACCGAGTTTAGCCACGCTAAGGTCTAATGTTGATTTTCTATCCTGTGTTACAATTACCGCAACTTGATCTTTACTTATACCTCTCTTTTTAGACTTACCGCCTCTTTTTCTTGATTCCCTATCTTTTACCTCCATACCTTTTTCTGATCTTAGGAAAAAGGTTTCGTCACTCTCTGTAATACCTGTAAAGTTGTCTTGGTCATCGTCATTTTTAGTATCGAATGAAGCTAATATCTTATGACGCCAATCAAAGGCTGTCTTTTTATTGATGCCTAATTCTGAACTTATTTTATCTAAACTTTTTTCTTGAACCATAAGACTTAAATAAGATGAAATCATATCCTTTCTTTGAAGTCCCGCCATCCAAGTGCCAGTATATTCAGTAAAGCTTCTATTGCAAGACTTGCACTTATAGCGCTGCGAGCCTTTGTCAACTCCAAAACGAACATATTTTTCATGTAAACAATGTGGGCATCCGCCCATTTTATTATCTAAAATATGGCGACGGGAAGCCCGCTCAACCAATTGATTATGCTCAAGTGAATCTGTAATATCCTTTAACAGATTATCACGATCTAGAGTGGATAGTGATAGTATTTCCTCTTTTAGATTATCTATGTTCATAATCTAAATATACATATAATAGCTGTATTAAACTAGAGCCTAAAAATTTAAATAACTAATTTTAAGGAGTATTAAAAACAGGCAGCGATGAAATTAAAAATTAGTGTGTCACTTCTTATTTTAGGTACCCAAACTATTTTTTGGGGTCAGAACCTTGAGATTAAACCCTACGAATTTATTTCAAAAGCTCAGGATACCGTACAAGCAGAATTAGGGACTTTTAAAGTTATAGAAGACCGAGCAAATGGGGGTGAAGATTCTATCCAACTTTCTTTCGTCCGATTTAAAAGCACCAATCCGAATCCGAAAAGTCCCATTATATA
It contains:
- a CDS encoding NAD(P)H-dependent oxidoreductase — encoded protein: MKGFIDRTFLPGITFQPFEGKVTPKKLLKGKTARIIITPDTPKWYDSLFVKRLAIHQFQKRTLEFCKINPIEVTYISPINEFKCLL
- a CDS encoding IS1595-like element ISPto1 family transposase encodes the protein MNIDNLKEEILSLSTLDRDNLLKDITDSLEHNQLVERASRRHILDNKMGGCPHCLHEKYVRFGVDKGSQRYKCKSCNRSFTEYTGTWMAGLQRKDMISSYLSLMVQEKSLDKISSELGINKKTAFDWRHKILASFDTKNDDDQDNFTGITESDETFFLRSEKGMEVKDRESRKRGGKSKKRGISKDQVAVIVTQDRKSTLDLSVAKLGRIGKVDIENAIGKRVIKDITILCSDAHHSYKGFAKDSETEFHIVNASKGERVKGKYHIQHVNSTHNRVKKWIENTFWGVSTKYLQQYMNWYRIKENIKSRSDRANAFVEETIALGTLKRYNQIESRYENLISTQT
- a CDS encoding cupin domain-containing protein, encoding MNLKEKLSEITDYYAPKIVGEVNDVFIKLVKINGNKVPWHIHENEDELFYVLSGSLLFEVENREPFTMNNGDLFIVKRGLNHRISSKGECHIMLVENKMTLHTGGTVNEITKSIKEQRLS